The Clostridium sp. AWRP genome has a window encoding:
- a CDS encoding XdhC/CoxI family protein codes for MFEDIYKQLVNEVDKGHQCVTLTYIDLLSIEEGSIIKKVILTKEDIEKKSFSVNDNIYGKICSSLETGKLEMVEIGENRNVLIEPFVPKPRLVVFGGGHIAKPVTEFASRVGFSVTVIDDRPFFANKPRFPEAEKVICESFEKSFDLINLEKCDYIVIVTRGHRYDGVVLRKVLKYDLSYVGMIGSRRRVTAMKKELLEEGFSKEKLELVNAPIGIDINAITPDEIAISIIAQLINFKNKETMSKFGKNFAIPEFDKEVLKNASEKSPKPKACITILSSKGSVPRKAGAKMITYPDGMSVGTIGGGCSESSVLQKAREMMRKTTGERSFFIEHVDMTGDVAESEGMVCGGTMEVLIEVI; via the coding sequence ATGTTTGAAGACATATATAAACAATTAGTAAATGAAGTAGACAAAGGACATCAATGTGTAACATTAACTTATATTGATTTACTTAGTATAGAAGAAGGTTCTATTATAAAAAAAGTTATTCTAACTAAAGAAGATATAGAAAAAAAATCCTTTTCAGTTAATGACAATATTTATGGAAAAATATGCAGTTCTTTAGAAACCGGCAAACTTGAAATGGTTGAAATAGGAGAAAATAGGAATGTTTTAATTGAACCATTTGTTCCTAAACCACGTTTAGTTGTTTTTGGTGGTGGACACATAGCAAAGCCAGTGACAGAATTTGCATCAAGAGTGGGATTTTCTGTTACAGTTATAGATGATAGACCTTTCTTTGCCAATAAACCAAGGTTTCCTGAAGCAGAAAAAGTCATCTGTGAAAGTTTCGAGAAATCTTTCGATTTAATCAACTTGGAAAAGTGTGATTATATAGTTATTGTAACAAGAGGTCATAGATATGATGGAGTTGTTTTACGTAAAGTCTTAAAGTACGATCTTAGTTACGTTGGAATGATAGGCTCAAGGCGTAGGGTAACTGCTATGAAAAAAGAGCTATTGGAAGAGGGATTCTCCAAAGAGAAGTTGGAATTAGTTAATGCTCCAATTGGCATAGATATAAATGCTATTACTCCAGATGAAATAGCTATTTCTATAATAGCACAGCTTATAAACTTCAAAAATAAAGAAACCATGAGCAAATTTGGTAAGAATTTTGCTATTCCGGAGTTTGATAAAGAAGTACTAAAAAATGCATCTGAAAAATCACCAAAACCTAAAGCATGTATAACTATACTTTCATCTAAAGGATCAGTTCCTAGAAAAGCAGGAGCCAAAATGATTACTTATCCTGATGGTATGAGTGTCGGAACTATAGGTGGAGGATGCAGTGAATCCTCTGTGCTGCAAAAGGCAAGAGAAATGATGAGGAAAACTACAGGCGAAAGGAGTTTTTTCATAGAGCATGTGGATATGACCGGAGATGTTGCTGAATCTGAAGGAATGGTTTGTGGGGGAACTATGGAGGTATTAATAGAGGTAATTTAG
- a CDS encoding molybdopterin-binding protein, whose product MKKIKTKEAVGHVLCHDITQIIKGVKKGVAFKKGHIVTEEDIPVLLSIGKENLYIWEKREGMLHENEAAKILYNICKNDYMCPSEIKEGKIELIAEEDGVLKVDIERLCKVNSLGEMMIATRHNNFPVKKGDKLAGTRIIPLVIEQEKMDKAVEAAGDKPLMKIMPFKHKKVGIVTTGSEVFYGRIKDTFGPVIREKLAEYDTEVLGQKILNDNPNEITQAIKDFVNEGAELVICTGGMSVDPDDTTPSAIKNTGAKIVSYGAPVLPGAMFLLSYYKNTIPILGLPGCVMYAKRTIFDLVLPRVMADDKITLKDLASLGHGGLCLSCDVCSFPNCGFGK is encoded by the coding sequence ATGAAAAAGATTAAAACTAAAGAAGCTGTAGGTCATGTACTTTGTCATGACATTACACAAATTATTAAGGGAGTAAAAAAAGGTGTCGCATTTAAAAAAGGACATATTGTTACTGAAGAAGATATTCCTGTTTTATTATCAATAGGAAAAGAAAATCTCTATATATGGGAAAAACGAGAGGGAATGCTTCACGAAAATGAAGCAGCAAAAATTCTTTATAATATTTGTAAAAATGATTATATGTGTCCTTCTGAGATTAAGGAAGGAAAAATTGAGTTAATTGCTGAAGAAGATGGTGTACTTAAAGTTGACATTGAAAGGCTTTGTAAAGTCAATTCACTTGGCGAAATGATGATTGCTACCCGTCACAATAACTTTCCGGTTAAAAAAGGTGATAAATTAGCGGGTACACGTATTATCCCTCTTGTAATTGAACAAGAGAAAATGGATAAGGCTGTTGAAGCTGCAGGAGATAAACCACTTATGAAAATTATGCCATTTAAGCATAAAAAAGTAGGTATTGTAACTACAGGAAGTGAGGTCTTTTATGGAAGAATAAAGGATACTTTTGGTCCGGTTATCAGAGAAAAACTTGCGGAATATGATACAGAAGTTTTAGGACAAAAGATTTTAAATGATAACCCAAATGAAATTACTCAAGCTATCAAGGACTTTGTTAATGAGGGAGCAGAATTAGTAATATGCACAGGTGGAATGAGTGTTGACCCCGATGATACAACACCAAGTGCAATAAAAAATACAGGTGCAAAAATTGTTTCTTATGGTGCTCCTGTGCTTCCTGGTGCAATGTTTTTGCTATCATATTACAAAAATACAATTCCAATTTTAGGATTGCCAGGTTGTGTAATGTATGCAAAACGTACCATTTTTGACCTAGTTCTTCCAAGAGTCATGGCAGATGATAAGATAACTCTAAAAGATCTTGCAAGCCTTGGACATGGTGGCTTATGCCTTTCATGTGATGTTTGTTCCTTCCCTAATTGTGGATTTGGAAAATAG
- a CDS encoding diguanylate cyclase, with the protein MKQYQIIYNNFEKMQHFIYSNNINNSDNVLIQIFTAVIEMEFIKDLTDKITSILPKAEIIGATTAGEIYEGNVFSKTTIISFSVFEKVRVKAKLLSNKNEYKLGVNIVKELSEDDTKAIILFSDGLITNGYEIIKGIESENNEIIVCGGKAGDNGYLKKTFVFTKEGITENGVAAASLTGKNLSITTERSFSWSPIGKLMTVTKALNNRVFTIDNIKAIDIYKKYLGDEVAKDLPMSATEFPLMIKRNDTYLARVAFGCYDDGSLSFLGDVKVNDKVQFGYGNINMITSQALEMTNRLKNKNIEAIFIYSCSVRRNFMQNKIGIETSAVNNIAPTFGFFTYGEFFTFNHSNELLNTTMTILGISEGNQTSHENVSISNNENENSSKSFFEGKDFGVIKVFTNLVNQVTKELQEANNVLEKQKYKVEQMNNATKAIMEINSHMLSSCEIDNLFQMILCKALDVIPSGTMGSILFMKSDKLVYKATKGYFPDKIKGTGYDLKDLYLYKVNDMNVKEFRNPIVISDLEKNLFNEKGKYDSWKKLLVKCPHELLTCGICIDGCVKGFIHIFNIDEKKSFNEDDKKLLKYLSYDIAIAFKNAELLENILYMSRYDSLTKIYNRSYFNKLLGEILHEAKISESIFVICIIDLNNLKVINDTYGHIIGDEVLGQFANMFKKEIREADIFARVGGDEFAVVFVNKDKNSVINIISRVSQIFKDCPFNLNGDKKEISFAYGLSQFKDDSDDVSELLKIADKRMYEKKKRMKDRRKI; encoded by the coding sequence GTGAAACAATATCAAATAATATATAATAATTTTGAAAAAATGCAGCATTTTATTTATAGCAATAATATCAATAATAGTGATAATGTTTTGATTCAGATTTTTACAGCAGTAATAGAAATGGAATTTATTAAGGACCTCACAGATAAAATAACATCCATATTGCCCAAAGCAGAAATTATAGGTGCAACAACTGCTGGAGAAATATATGAAGGAAACGTGTTTAGTAAAACTACAATAATATCGTTTTCTGTTTTTGAAAAAGTGAGAGTTAAGGCAAAGCTTTTAAGTAATAAGAATGAATATAAGTTAGGAGTAAATATTGTTAAAGAATTAAGTGAAGATGATACAAAAGCTATTATATTATTTTCTGATGGTTTGATCACAAATGGTTATGAAATTATTAAAGGTATAGAATCGGAAAATAATGAGATTATTGTTTGTGGTGGTAAAGCTGGTGATAATGGATATTTAAAGAAAACTTTTGTATTTACAAAGGAAGGCATTACGGAAAATGGTGTGGCAGCAGCTTCACTTACTGGAAAAAATTTAAGTATTACCACAGAACGCAGTTTTTCATGGTCACCTATTGGAAAATTAATGACTGTTACTAAAGCATTAAATAATAGAGTCTTTACAATAGATAATATTAAGGCAATTGATATTTACAAAAAATATCTTGGAGATGAAGTAGCCAAAGATTTGCCTATGTCTGCAACTGAATTCCCGTTAATGATTAAGAGAAATGACACCTACTTAGCAAGAGTGGCTTTTGGGTGCTATGATGATGGATCTTTGAGCTTTCTTGGAGATGTTAAAGTTAATGACAAGGTTCAGTTTGGTTATGGAAATATAAATATGATAACATCTCAAGCTTTAGAAATGACTAATAGATTAAAAAATAAGAATATCGAAGCAATTTTTATTTATTCCTGCTCAGTGAGAAGAAATTTTATGCAGAATAAAATTGGTATTGAAACATCTGCTGTAAATAATATTGCTCCAACTTTTGGATTTTTTACTTATGGTGAATTTTTTACCTTTAACCATTCAAATGAACTTTTAAATACAACAATGACAATATTAGGAATTTCTGAAGGCAACCAAACTTCTCATGAAAATGTATCTATATCTAATAATGAGAATGAAAACTCCTCAAAAAGCTTTTTCGAGGGAAAAGATTTTGGTGTAATTAAAGTGTTTACTAATCTTGTAAATCAAGTTACAAAGGAATTACAGGAAGCTAATAATGTATTAGAAAAACAAAAATATAAAGTAGAGCAGATGAATAATGCCACAAAAGCTATTATGGAAATAAATAGCCACATGTTGTCTTCCTGTGAAATTGATAACTTATTTCAAATGATACTTTGTAAGGCATTAGACGTAATTCCAAGTGGTACTATGGGAAGCATTTTATTTATGAAAAGTGATAAATTAGTTTATAAGGCAACAAAGGGATATTTTCCTGATAAAATAAAAGGAACAGGATATGATTTAAAGGATTTGTACCTATATAAAGTTAATGATATGAACGTTAAAGAATTTCGTAATCCTATAGTAATAAGTGATCTAGAAAAAAATCTGTTTAACGAAAAAGGTAAGTACGATTCATGGAAAAAGTTATTAGTTAAATGTCCTCATGAACTTTTAACTTGTGGTATATGTATTGATGGATGTGTCAAAGGATTTATTCATATATTTAATATAGATGAGAAAAAAAGTTTCAATGAGGATGACAAAAAGTTGTTGAAGTATTTGTCCTATGATATTGCTATAGCTTTTAAAAATGCGGAATTGTTAGAAAATATTCTATATATGTCTAGATATGATAGCTTAACTAAAATATATAACAGAAGCTATTTTAATAAGTTGTTAGGTGAAATTTTACATGAAGCAAAAATTTCAGAAAGTATTTTTGTTATATGCATAATAGACTTAAATAATCTTAAAGTTATTAATGATACCTATGGTCACATTATAGGTGATGAAGTCCTTGGCCAATTTGCAAATATGTTTAAGAAAGAAATTCGTGAAGCGGATATTTTCGCGAGAGTCGGTGGAGATGAGTTTGCAGTAGTGTTTGTAAACAAAGATAAGAATAGTGTAATTAATATTATAAGTAGGGTTTCCCAGATATTTAAAGATTGTCCTTTTAATTTAAATGGAGATAAAAAGGAGATTAGTTTTGCCTATGGGCTTTCTCAGTTTAAAGATGATTCAGATGATGTTAGCGAACTTTTAAAAATAGCTGACAAAAGAATGTATGAAAAAAAGAAGAGAATGAAGGATAGAAGAAAAATATGA
- a CDS encoding MerR family transcriptional regulator, producing the protein MYTIGQFSKIGNTSTKMLRHYDKIGLIKPTFVNPENQYRYYEKHQVQDILKINRLKKYKFSLDKIKQIMEDKSNITLKKLLSKQIVFLEVEIQQYNNILFQLKNSMDQLQKGEDIMNSKRNFNISIDTLKDITVLSIRDTISMDNIGNLIGKVFESIYRNGLSPAGNIRTLYYYQDFDQNFDRGFDENNADIEVCIPVNRQLKTTTSSTKILKGGLYVHTTFVGPYSEIGEAYAELLDWINKNSYKIAGPPHDEYIKGPDSKCSHNEFVTEVYFPINKK; encoded by the coding sequence ATGTACACTATAGGACAATTTTCGAAAATTGGAAATACTTCAACTAAAATGCTTAGACATTACGATAAAATTGGATTGATCAAACCAACTTTTGTTAATCCGGAAAATCAGTATAGATATTATGAAAAGCATCAAGTACAAGACATTCTAAAAATAAATAGGCTTAAAAAATATAAATTTTCATTGGATAAAATAAAACAAATTATGGAAGACAAAAGCAACATTACTTTAAAGAAATTACTATCAAAACAGATAGTTTTCCTTGAGGTTGAAATACAGCAATACAATAATATTTTATTTCAGCTTAAAAATTCGATGGATCAATTACAGAAAGGTGAGGATATTATGAATTCTAAAAGAAATTTTAATATTTCAATTGACACTTTAAAAGATATAACAGTTTTAAGTATAAGAGACACAATTTCAATGGATAATATAGGCAACTTAATAGGTAAGGTTTTTGAAAGTATTTATAGAAATGGTCTTTCGCCAGCAGGAAATATAAGAACGCTTTATTATTATCAAGATTTTGACCAAAATTTCGACAGAGGTTTTGATGAAAATAATGCAGATATAGAAGTGTGCATTCCAGTAAATAGGCAATTAAAAACGACCACTTCATCAACTAAAATTTTAAAAGGTGGTTTATATGTTCACACAACTTTTGTAGGTCCTTATAGTGAAATTGGTGAAGCTTATGCTGAACTTCTTGACTGGATAAATAAAAATTCCTATAAAATAGCTGGACCTCCTCATGATGAATACATCAAAGGTCCTGATTCTAAATGCAGTCACAATGAATTTGTAACAGAAGTGTATTTTCCAATAAATAAAAAATAA
- a CDS encoding DUF362 domain-containing protein — protein sequence MKKVYFKAIDSYSKTEEISDAAGKLLKKVVKEEHISLEKFIPLKVHFGEKGNNTFIQSKNFAGIINYLKANNIDSAFIETNVLYRGERTTREKHLKLAKDHGFTELPVIIADGEYGEDFEEIEISKKNFNKCKVGKEIANKKQLIVLSHFKGHILAGFGGAIKQLGMGCASRGGKLAQHANSVPKINFFKCKGCSACAKKCPQNAITVNRKAKINKDKCVGCASCMVICPQGAIYHSWLGSMTKSFNERLAEYAYAAAKGKKNIYITFAFNITKNCDCEGHNMKPIAKDIGVFASTDPVAIDKACLDTLDKNNGRIIFKRGRYTLDYGEKIGLGSKDYELIEIN from the coding sequence ATGAAAAAAGTTTATTTTAAGGCTATTGATTCATACTCTAAAACAGAAGAGATAAGTGATGCTGCTGGCAAACTCTTAAAAAAAGTAGTGAAAGAGGAACATATAAGTCTTGAAAAATTCATACCTCTTAAAGTCCATTTTGGAGAAAAGGGTAATAATACTTTTATACAATCGAAAAATTTTGCCGGTATAATAAATTATTTAAAGGCAAATAACATAGATAGTGCATTTATAGAGACGAATGTTCTCTATAGAGGTGAAAGAACTACGAGGGAAAAACATTTGAAACTTGCAAAAGATCATGGATTTACTGAGCTACCTGTAATAATAGCTGATGGTGAATACGGAGAAGATTTTGAAGAAATTGAAATCAGTAAAAAAAATTTTAACAAATGTAAGGTAGGAAAAGAAATTGCAAACAAAAAACAGCTTATTGTCTTAAGTCACTTTAAAGGTCATATACTTGCTGGTTTTGGAGGTGCTATAAAACAACTTGGAATGGGATGTGCATCAAGAGGGGGAAAACTTGCCCAACACGCAAATTCTGTACCTAAAATTAACTTCTTTAAATGTAAAGGATGCAGCGCTTGTGCAAAAAAGTGTCCTCAAAATGCCATAACCGTAAATAGAAAGGCAAAGATCAATAAAGACAAATGTGTTGGTTGTGCTTCTTGTATGGTAATATGTCCACAGGGAGCTATTTATCACAGCTGGCTTGGATCTATGACTAAATCTTTTAATGAAAGACTTGCAGAATATGCTTATGCCGCAGCAAAGGGAAAGAAAAATATTTACATAACCTTTGCTTTTAATATAACTAAAAATTGTGACTGCGAAGGACACAATATGAAACCAATAGCAAAGGATATTGGAGTTTTTGCTTCAACAGATCCTGTGGCTATTGATAAGGCTTGTCTTGATACTCTTGATAAGAATAATGGTAGAATTATATTTAAAAGGGGAAGATATACTCTTGACTATGGGGAAAAAATAGGTTTAGGTAGTAAAGATTATGAGCTTATTGAAATAAATTAG
- a CDS encoding TraR/DksA C4-type zinc finger protein: MDEKLLQRFKDKLKSQKDAAYDLLDQMEKNETIKSNAELSTELSFYDNHPADNASSIFDKERGLAFQKNEEFIIEKIDDALKKIEEGTYGICEVCGKKIDIDRLEFLPYAERCIDCQQSIDNSKPDEMNNRPSEEDVLKDTWNRGYHGDHDQVGFDIEDSYQSVNKFNRRKNIVEEYEDEDETYVDPIERISNEEYKNQLP; encoded by the coding sequence ATGGATGAGAAATTATTACAAAGGTTTAAAGATAAATTGAAATCACAAAAAGATGCAGCTTATGATTTATTAGATCAGATGGAAAAGAATGAAACAATAAAATCCAATGCAGAACTGTCTACAGAGCTGTCTTTTTATGACAATCACCCAGCAGATAATGCCAGCAGCATATTTGACAAGGAAAGAGGGCTAGCTTTTCAAAAAAATGAAGAATTTATTATAGAGAAGATAGATGATGCCTTAAAAAAAATAGAAGAAGGTACTTATGGCATATGTGAAGTCTGTGGTAAGAAAATAGATATAGATAGATTAGAATTCCTTCCATATGCAGAGCGCTGTATTGACTGCCAGCAAAGTATAGATAATTCAAAACCTGATGAAATGAACAACAGACCTTCAGAAGAAGATGTCCTTAAGGATACCTGGAATAGAGGATACCATGGAGACCACGATCAGGTTGGATTTGATATAGAAGACAGTTACCAATCAGTTAACAAGTTTAATAGAAGAAAAAATATAGTTGAAGAATATGAGGATGAGGATGAAACATATGTTGATCCTATAGAGAGAATAAGTAATGAGGAGTATAAAAATCAATTACCTTAA
- a CDS encoding SH3 domain-containing protein, with protein sequence MKKSLAKILVPLIAFTSVMSVPFYKVSAAAQTPISRTQVEQRATSLVDLTWTYSANRNSNISSQYSSSVTLPNQFKGVTTATFKGIPYAWGGIDGINTTSYNAPWTSFLDAVNKGAFTGNVNTGGGLGYIPGTAGMDCSGFVQASFNIADYKQSTSTLLNNYFKKIDLNSLQHMDILDKPGDHVVIFDKWGTLNGVQGAFTYESTPDQTYGGIQGAKRYFISMNTINQGYIPARYINIVEDASSQTTGTTTQSSTFKIGGYAQVANVTSYANLRTNPSTSYAILTTVPKGTILKLTDYSNGWYQVTYNGQTGWIWGNILGAAPVNQNNTTSDTSSNLKFKVGGYAQVANVTNYVNLRTNPSTSYSILTTIPKGTILKLADYSNGWYQVTYNGQTGWMWGNILGAVPTNQYITISGAYQLNIRSNSSSTAQIIGVLSQGQYAQKIGQTSDGSWYKISINGIEGWSSSKYLTYIQ encoded by the coding sequence ATGAAAAAAAGCTTAGCTAAAATTTTAGTTCCATTAATTGCATTTACCTCAGTAATGAGTGTGCCTTTTTACAAAGTAAGTGCAGCTGCACAAACTCCAATATCAAGAACTCAAGTTGAGCAAAGGGCCACAAGTTTAGTGGATTTAACCTGGACATACTCTGCAAATAGAAATAGCAATATATCTTCTCAATATTCATCAAGTGTTACACTGCCAAATCAGTTTAAAGGTGTAACAACAGCTACTTTTAAAGGTATACCTTATGCTTGGGGCGGTATTGACGGAATTAATACCACTTCTTACAATGCTCCGTGGACAAGCTTTCTTGATGCAGTTAACAAAGGTGCCTTTACAGGAAACGTAAATACAGGTGGTGGACTAGGATATATACCTGGAACTGCAGGAATGGATTGCTCTGGTTTTGTACAAGCTTCTTTTAATATTGCAGATTATAAACAATCAACAAGCACCTTATTAAACAACTATTTTAAAAAAATTGATTTAAACAGTCTACAACACATGGATATCCTAGACAAACCAGGTGATCATGTAGTTATCTTTGATAAATGGGGAACTTTAAATGGAGTACAAGGTGCATTTACCTATGAATCAACACCAGATCAAACTTACGGCGGAATACAAGGTGCTAAAAGATATTTTATAAGCATGAACACAATTAATCAGGGATATATACCTGCACGTTATATAAATATAGTTGAAGATGCATCTTCTCAAACAACTGGAACTACTACACAATCTTCTACATTTAAAATTGGTGGATATGCACAAGTTGCAAATGTAACAAGTTATGCAAATTTAAGAACAAACCCATCAACAAGTTATGCTATTTTAACCACTGTTCCAAAAGGTACTATTTTAAAATTAACGGATTATTCAAATGGATGGTATCAAGTTACTTATAATGGGCAAACAGGATGGATATGGGGAAATATTCTTGGTGCAGCACCAGTAAATCAAAATAATACAACTTCTGATACTTCATCAAATTTGAAATTTAAAGTTGGCGGATATGCACAAGTTGCAAATGTAACAAATTATGTGAACTTAAGGACAAACCCATCAACAAGTTACTCTATTTTAACTACCATTCCAAAAGGTACTATTTTAAAATTAGCGGATTATTCAAATGGATGGTATCAAGTTACTTACAATGGACAAACAGGATGGATGTGGGGAAATATTCTTGGTGCAGTACCAACAAATCAATATATAACTATTAGTGGTGCATACCAGTTAAATATAAGGTCAAATTCATCTTCCACAGCACAAATAATTGGAGTACTCTCTCAAGGACAATATGCACAGAAAATTGGCCAAACTTCAGATGGCAGCTGGTATAAAATCAGTATAAATGGAATTGAAGGCTGGTCTTCCTCAAAATACTTAACCTATATTCAATAA